AGTGTCCTGGGGTGGAGGTCGACCTCGACCAGCACGTGGCGGTGCCCCAGGCTCCGCAGGGGTTCGACCTGGCGGGGGCCGTTCGTTACGGAGAAGACCTCGACGCCCTCCGTGTATGCCGGCTCCACCGCGTGGGGGACCCCGACGATGAGGGCGAACTCCGCTCCAGCATCGAGGATCCGCTCCCCGATGGCGGGGCCGTTCGCCCCGTACTCGTCGAGCGCCCCGCAGAGATCGGGGCGAACCCCCCGCGCCTCCATCTCCCGCAGGATCGACGCCGCGTCCCGCCGCACCTTGGGGAGACCCCGCTGCTCCAGGTTGGCGATATAGGCAACGTCGGCCCCGGGGGCGGCGTCGTGCAGGGCGATGAGTTCGTCGGCGAACATGTAGGCCGTCTCCTTCTTGGCGTTCATGACAGCGACGCCGCGGGCGCCGCTCTTCGCGAGTTCGAGCAGCCGGGAGGCGGCGACGTGCTTCAGGTCCCCCCGCGAGGGCTCGATGTACTCCCTGTACGCGGCGCCCCGCAGCCGCTCCACCTCGTTCGCCTTTGCGAGGAGGAACCGCTGCCGCTCGAGCTCGTCCTGGCTGATCCATCCGGCCGCGGCGGCCGGCTCCAGGGCGGCGATGACACCATCGATGTTCTCGCGGAACCCGGCGTGGATGTTCACCACGATCGTCGGCGTCGAGATGCCGGCGTGATCGACGGCAGCCTGGAGGTCCTCGCCGATGATCATCGAGACGCAGGTGCCGACGACCGCCATCCGCCGGGGATGGAACTGCGCCTCCGCGTGGTGCAGCACTCGTTCGAGCGGGATCTGCCCGCCGAAGATGAACTCGTTGTCCGCGAGCGAGGTGGTGAGCACCCGCATGCCGTCCTCCTCCAGCAGACGGGCGTGCTTGAACGAGCATCCGGACGGACCGTGCAGGATGGATACGTCAACCATCAGGTCCCGCGCCGTGTAGAGGGCGGCGACGATCGAACTCGGGCGTGGCTGGATGTACTGCATCTCTCATCTCCAGGTCTTGACGGCGAGGAGGATGCTCCCCCTCTCCGTGATCGAACGGGCGATCTCCTCGCCCGCGGCGAGCGTCGCCGCATCTCCGCCCTCTCCCACCCGCACCACGCGGTCCGGGCGGATGGCGGCGATCGCCCTCCGTATGTCCTCCTCGGGAAACCCCTCGCAGACGGCCCGCGACTCTTCGCCGATGACGATCGTCAGGTCCGCCCGACCGGCGAGGGCGCGGGCGTAGGCGGCGGCTTCGATCGTCGTCTCCGCGGAGGTGCCGGAGTTGGCATTGTCCACGATCAGCGTCCCGGCGCTCCAGCGGTGCGCCATCCTCCCCTCGAGCGCCGGGAATGCGGTCAGGGGCGCGGGATCGACCGAGAGCAGGCAGGCGGCCGCCGCCGCCATCATCAGGGGCTCTCGGTAGGCGGAGAGGGCGAGCAGGGGATTCCTGAACGAGCCGATCCAGCCGTTGCAGGTATAGATGCACTCGTCGCCCCGGCACTGCACCGCATCCTCCACGGAGACCTCGTTCGGGGCCCGGGCCGCGCAGCCCGGCGGCAGCAGGCGAAGAGGCGCCCGCCGGATCGACCGCCACTTCTCGGAGAGGGCGCTCTTCTTTCCGGTGGCGATCCGGAAATCCTTTCTGGACGTGAGGATTGCCAGGTCGCCGGCTCCGCTGACGCCGATGGACTCCTCGGCGATCAGCCAGCCGTTCCGCTCCCGCGCGAGCGCCGCTGCCTCGATCACCGACGCCGGCGCGATGCTCTTTCTCTGGATCAGCGCCCGCTCCGGGTAGCCGAAGGTCCCGCGGGAGGTGTGGAGGATGCCCGCTCCCGGCATCGCATGGGCGAGCGCATGGGCGGTGGTGGTCTTCCCCTGCGCTCCGCTGATCTCGACCATCGGACGGGGTGTCCGCCCCTCCAGCAGCCAGGCGACCGCCTGGTGGTGGCTCATGACGGGGGCGAGGGCGAGGAGCGGGTGGTCCGGGTCCAGGTGCACCGGGGCGATCACACGGTCGTAGCGGCGTGTTCGGGCCAGTTCCGGGGATATGCCCTCCGCGCCCCGGTAGACGTCCACGCAGTCCACGCGGTGCCCGGCGGAGGAGAGGTGACGGGCCAGGTCAAGCCCGCCGTGGATGGTGTCCAGCACCAGGAGATCCATTCAGGTCTGCTCTTCGATGGCTCGATAGGCGTTCTTCAGCATCAGCTCCGCGAGCAGCGGATCCTGCCCGATCGGGTCAGCGTAGTAGAGGGGGATGCTCCTCCCGTTCAGGAGAAAACTCCCCCGGTTCCGCCCCGGCTCCAGGCCCAGGAGGGCGGGGATGTCCTTCAAAATATGAACGCCCTTGGCCAGGAAGAGGGGGACGACGACGATCAGGTCGATATCTTCCGAGCGGAAATCCTCGAGCGACGCCTCGACGCTGGGTTCGTTGATGCTCATGAAGCCGCATTTGACGACGAACTCCTGGCTCATCCGCTGGATCAGGTGTGCCGTCTCCTCCACCAGTTCCTTATTGTACGGCAGCTTGCTCCCGTGTCCAACGAGTAACATGCCCTTCTTACTCATACCGAAAATAGTAGTACGCCCGTTTTTAAATGGTTACCGATTGCCCGCAGGAGCGCGGGCACGCTCTCGCACATCCCGCTGCGGGGAGAGGGCGGATCGGGATCCGGCATTCCGTACCCGGGGGGGTGGCAGGCCTGCCGCTTCCAAAACGATTATTCCCCCGGAGTTTATAACTGTACAGACTCATGTCAGAGGATCTTTTCGAACTCTCGCTTAACAATACACGCATCAAGACACCCATCGCCCTCGCCTCCATGGCGGGGATCACCGACGCGCCCTACGTCAGCGGGCGTGCCGACCATATCGGGGCGGCCTTCATCGGGGGCTACTCCATCGATGCAAAGACGATTGCAGCGAGCCGGGAGATGGCCTGCACGGGACGGAAGGAGTGGCTCTACGACGATCCCGTGGAGGAGCTCTCCCGCCAGATCGCGCTCCTGGACGGTTCGGGTCTGGCGATCGGCATCAACCTCCGCGGGAGCGCTCCGGAGTCCTACCGCCACGTCGCGGAGGCGCTCGGGGACTCCGTGATCTATGAGATCGACGCCCACTGCCGCCAGGCCCCGATGGTGGCGGCCGGGGCGGGCGAGCACCTGATCCGCCACCCGGAGGATCTCGCCGCCGCGATCGCGGCCCTGAAGTCGGCGGGGGTCACGGTCTCGGTGAAGATCCGCGCCGGCGTTGCCGCTGACGATCGCCACCTCGCCCGCGCGATCTGGAGGGCGGGCGCCGACATCCTCCATGCGGACCTGATGGACTTCGGCTACCGCAAGTGCCGCGAGATTCGGAACAGCATGCCCCTCTTCCTGATCGCCAACAACGGGCTGCACACCTTCGGCCGCATGAGGGAGATGTTCTCCCACGGGGCGGACATGATCTCGGTCGCCCGCCACTCGGAGCCCGGGACGCTGGCCGGACTGGACGCAGCGATCACCCGCTACACCGAGGAGTACGGCTGGTACAATGCCCCGAAGCAGATCTGCCGGGGCGGGGACATCCGCGGGCTCGCCTTCTGCTGCCTGCCGGTCAAAGACTGCGCCCTGCTCCCGACGCTCGCCCGCATCGGCCTCTCGCGGGAGGAGTACGTCCAGTGCAAGCGGGCCGGCGTGCGGGGGACCCTGCTCGAACCGGGCCCTCTCACCTGCTTCGGGTCGATGGCCTGGTGCTGCAAGGCGACCTCCGCCTGCATGCTGCGGGATACGTCGCTCGCGCGGGCCGGCATCTCGACGCAGCAATACATGAAGGAGAAGCATCATCTTGCGG
This Methanomicrobiales archaeon DNA region includes the following protein-coding sequences:
- the cfbA gene encoding sirohydrochlorin nickelochelatase; translated protein: MSKKGMLLVGHGSKLPYNKELVEETAHLIQRMSQEFVVKCGFMSINEPSVEASLEDFRSEDIDLIVVVPLFLAKGVHILKDIPALLGLEPGRNRGSFLLNGRSIPLYYADPIGQDPLLAELMLKNAYRAIEEQT
- the cfbE gene encoding coenzyme F430 synthase, with the translated sequence MDLLVLDTIHGGLDLARHLSSAGHRVDCVDVYRGAEGISPELARTRRYDRVIAPVHLDPDHPLLALAPVMSHHQAVAWLLEGRTPRPMVEISGAQGKTTTAHALAHAMPGAGILHTSRGTFGYPERALIQRKSIAPASVIEAAALARERNGWLIAEESIGVSGAGDLAILTSRKDFRIATGKKSALSEKWRSIRRAPLRLLPPGCAARAPNEVSVEDAVQCRGDECIYTCNGWIGSFRNPLLALSAYREPLMMAAAAACLLSVDPAPLTAFPALEGRMAHRWSAGTLIVDNANSGTSAETTIEAAAYARALAGRADLTIVIGEESRAVCEGFPEEDIRRAIAAIRPDRVVRVGEGGDAATLAAGEEIARSITERGSILLAVKTWR
- the cfbD gene encoding Ni-sirohydrochlorin a,c-diamide reductive cyclase catalytic subunit: MQYIQPRPSSIVAALYTARDLMVDVSILHGPSGCSFKHARLLEEDGMRVLTTSLADNEFIFGGQIPLERVLHHAEAQFHPRRMAVVGTCVSMIIGEDLQAAVDHAGISTPTIVVNIHAGFRENIDGVIAALEPAAAAGWISQDELERQRFLLAKANEVERLRGAAYREYIEPSRGDLKHVAASRLLELAKSGARGVAVMNAKKETAYMFADELIALHDAAPGADVAYIANLEQRGLPKVRRDAASILREMEARGVRPDLCGALDEYGANGPAIGERILDAGAEFALIVGVPHAVEPAYTEGVEVFSVTNGPRQVEPLRSLGHRHVLVEVDLHPRTLGVRQIVESEFGAVLRSLA
- a CDS encoding methanogenesis marker 9 domain-containing protein; this translates as MSEDLFELSLNNTRIKTPIALASMAGITDAPYVSGRADHIGAAFIGGYSIDAKTIAASREMACTGRKEWLYDDPVEELSRQIALLDGSGLAIGINLRGSAPESYRHVAEALGDSVIYEIDAHCRQAPMVAAGAGEHLIRHPEDLAAAIAALKSAGVTVSVKIRAGVAADDRHLARAIWRAGADILHADLMDFGYRKCREIRNSMPLFLIANNGLHTFGRMREMFSHGADMISVARHSEPGTLAGLDAAITRYTEEYGWYNAPKQICRGGDIRGLAFCCLPVKDCALLPTLARIGLSREEYVQCKRAGVRGTLLEPGPLTCFGSMAWCCKATSACMLRDTSLARAGISTQQYMKEKHHLADKIMKKIFHDSVHPDDAR